TGACCTGTTGGGAGTTGGGACTCTGTCGCCGCTCAATGCTCATGGTCATGGGCCATTGCATCCTGCTCCTAAATCTCTCGAAGCAGCGACACGTCGCACATGATTTACTAATCCTCCAATTGAATCTGGCGGTCTGCCTGTATGATAGTGAACGCCGTATGCACAACCCCCATCTATCGTTTAGAATAGCAGATAAATGACGTCGTTTTCAAGATTATCAAACaatatttaaaatgataaaatctcaaatttaaatttcaatttaagtgAAAATAACTACAAGTAATAATTCACTTTAAAAtcattaagaattataatatcaTGTAGCataactttttttaattttaattttatttttttttatgttttattatataaaaattcacTTATCAtattaatgattaatttttatctaaatatttttaaattttaattattaaaaacatatttttatttaaaattattttattatattttttaagaattctaaaattttaaaatatttactcATCATAAtatctttaaaaattaatatttttaattacattttattaaattaaaaaagtgaattgttttttacaaaatttaaggtatatctaaataattattttaaatatatacagaaactttttatttttatttttattttatattttgttatatgataaattaacttattatattaaatatttaattttatttaaatatttttaaattttaactattaaatTTTCATctgttaaaaaatattaatagttATTTTAAACTTTTTTATTACATTATTGAAGAATATCTATTCATCATAATATCTATAAAGTTGtaactattttttaattaattttttattaaattaaaaaaatgaattattttttaaatatatatttaattattcactaaaaaaatatttataaaatttaagcaTTTATTTCTTAAAAACATTTctgattatatttaaaatttaaacattttaacactaatatttcaaaaattatcacgtgatatatatttttttggttCTTTActttatttatctttttattggtatatgttaataataataaaaaaaatatattaatcaatttatttattctttaacacttgaaataaaattaaattaattgaaaattttgttgTTAGCTTTTATAATAtagttataaaaatataaaatataaaaaatatatatcaaaatatattattaaaataaaaatcgaTAATCTGTATGTTAAAATAACtagtaatttattaaaaaaatatttaagacTAGTGTCTGTCGAACTTTATAAGCTTTAATGagattttttgagatttttccacCGCTATTGCAATCTTCATAATAAAATAACTATAAAAAATTTAGTGATAATTGATATTTAAAATTTACTGACAATTGATAATTGGTAACAAATGATCTATTATTTGGAAACCACAATTTTTCCTATCTTTCTGTTCCTTACCAACGACGGAAAACTCTCTCTGATTTGTGAATCTGAGAAACTTATCCCTGTTGTTTTTCCCCGATAATTTATTGAAAACATGGAATTTTCCCTTGTTGGAAGAAAATATTTCCCTCGCTAGCAAAACTATTCTGAACACCTATGATCATCCCCATTTAACACAGACTCCTCATTGGGACTTAGGCTTGGAGCCATTCTCTCACTGCTGGCGATTTCCGCGGTAGTTTTATAAGCATTGGATGACCCTGCCAGTCGAGGGCAGagctaaataatttttttctaagGAGATACATGCTCTTAAATGTGATAAATTGCTATGctaattttataagagtttttaaaatatataaaatatttttaatcaatgtTATATATTCAACAAATATTGCAATAGAGTACagttaaactaaaaaaaaatgattgTGCTAATGTAATAAAAGTTTATTGgatatgtcataaaaataaaaaatttaaatatttcacaatatttatatcataacaaaataataaaaattatttagaaaggcctataattaaaatttaaaaaattgttcAACCCCCCAACCGCTATACATTTTTACAGGAAACGTGAAGCTTCATAGGGCTCACTTTCAATATATGTTAAATGACTTTCttctttaactttttttttttttttttgggggaaaATAACTGTAACAATATACAACGCCTGGAATTTTTGGAGGTGTTCTCCCAAACTCTGTTGCTAATTTCTCAGTTAAACTCAATAGCTTGTATTTTGGAAGCAATCAAATGAGTGGTATTATTACAACCATAATGACTTGGAACTTCACAGTTGTTATTCCTTGTTATTTTGGCAAGTTTCAGAAACTATAAGGATTGCTTTTGGATGGAAAATAGTTATCAGACTCCATAGTTAACCTTATTGGTTGAACTTTACCTGTCCAAAATTCACTTGGAAGccaaatttgttgaatgaaaggaCTTCAACGACTAGATCTTTCATGGAATAATTTGACAGTACAATGCATCAAGATTTGCTGAAAAATCCATTTTTAATACATTTGAATATTTACTTCAGTGATCTTGAGGGAAAGGCGTCAACCGGATGAGTTTTCAGAAATTGAAGGGCCATATCTTTATTTACTTCTACGCCTCCTCCTGTCAAAGTATGAACAAATCCGATGCAAGATTCAGTTACCCAGAATCACAACCAAAGATCAACCTTAAggttaagaaaaacaaaatactaTGTAATTGGGAGAAGTTATGTTATTGGAATTTAGTATTTTTATTGATCCAacagaaaaacaaaaattaagaaaGAAAAGATATAACTACAGGAAGCTTCATTGTCACAAATTCAAAGCTTTACAAATGGAAGGTCCTAACAAGTTTATCTACTCTACACCTATCACAGTTTTAACTCATCGCAGCAcacaatatatattaataaaaaagaacCTTCATCAACATCTGTCTATCCACTTGCAATGTAATGCAGCATTCTGGCTTATCCGCAAGCAGAATCCTcatctctaatttttcttttgaacGCAGAATATTGTTTGTTTACAAACTAGCAGATAGTTGACTTAAGGGTCAAAAGGCAGCTCCTTGATCCTACATCCGCTTTCTACATTGTTATTCCAAGAGACTAATTTTAGTAAATTATGATACTACGTTTCTGATGGTCCTGCCTCACTTGTATCCTCAGCAGCAGTAGTGGATGATTCAGCTGGAGCACTGGATGTTACAGCACTGCTGGACGCTGAATCAGCAGGAGTAGAGGATGATCCAGCTGAAGCAGCATTTGCTATTGGCGGACTGTACCTCCTCAGCAGCCTATCTTTGTTTTCTTTCCACCATTCTTCTGCCTGCTGCTCCTGAAACCTCCTTTTACTGCAAAACCATTTAAGGCAGTTGGATAAAGCATCACAGTGAACAAATGAAGTTATTAGAACAAACCAATAATGACAAGGTTGTCAGAGAGGGAGAAAGACAAATGTTCTTTTGAAATTGTAGATAATACAAAGAAACACTTCTAATCATTAGACCTAAAAAGGTGAAGAAAGACCGACAATGAACGAAGTGAACTTATTAGATAAAAACAACAAGGACAAAGCTGTGAGATAAGGGGAAAGATAAATTTTCTTTTGAAATTGTATATCATACAAAGAATCCCTTCTAATCATTAGGTGCAAAAACGTAAAGAAAGACCTACTTCATATATTCCAAAATTCTGCATTTTGTTTGCTAGTGGAGAGTAGTTCTTCTTTtcattttgaatttttcatttcaAGTTGTATTCATCAATTTCTGTAATCTTAAGACTTGCCCAAGGAGGCCTACATATAGGCtttataaaatcctaattgaattCAAGAGCATTAACATTAACTTGACCAAATAAGTCTAATAAAATTCAGTGTATGACTAGGAATTAGTTTCAATTATCAGTGAACAAAAGTGATCTGAAAATTTGTAACCCTAGGTCACGTGACTATTATGATCCACCCCAACCTGTGTTTTTGTTGACTTGCATTGCATTTTCTGTggtgattttttatatatatattgcatttgAATATGATGAAGTCCAGCTGGATAAACTATTTTCTCAAGTACCTGAATTTGACCCGCTTGAAGATCTTTACTCCATCAGAACGTTGGATAAAAGTTACATACACCCCTGGTTCAAATTGTTCGATACTTCCTCCTTCCCTTCTTGTGGATGAAGATTCAAGTCGTCTGGTATCATTTTCTGAGCTTTGATGAGGTATAGCCTCCATAGTACTAGATGATCTACGATGAACACTTCTATCATCATTTGATAAGTCAGTAGCTCTGATGGTGTTTGCTTGGTCTTCAATCCTCTGGTCTTGCAGATTTGAAGAATCTTTGATCAAGCAAGTTGTATCAGATGCAGTTTTTTGGCCAGACTCTAAGCTTTCTGCCAAGGAAGAACTTTCGGGTGCTTCATACGTGCTTAGAAAAGTTTCGATTTGAGAATTCATAGCTTTAAAGGTTTCACTTTCTTGAACATCAGGAGGCAATTGCACTGTCATTTCTTTTAGCTGATCACAAAGGAGGGCAACAAGATCAAGGGCTAATTAGAACAACTGTATAAGTTCAAGAGAATTCACATAAAGGCATATATCACATTccttaaaatgattttttttcctCATTAGAGATAATTCATTCCACTTCTCTAAGAAAGATTTGAAGCAATAAAAGAAAATCTACTACATTTGAGAACGATTTGATGCACTCAAAGAAAATCTGCTAAATTGTTATGATGCCCATTGTAGCTGTATAGCATGCATACTTCTATTAGGTTATCATGACCACCATCAtactaaatatttttattagatacTAAAAATGAATCCAAATTTCAAACGAAAATATTCAGTTCTTAAATGTATGTCTTGCTTCTTACATATGTTGAGTTTTTATGTTGGAAGTGCCATAATTTTATAGTACATCTTTTCTTAAGTACTTAAAAGCAGTGTCACCAAttgcaaaaatgtgaaaaatactcTATAATACGTGCTTTCATCAATGCATGTAAGGAAATGCATGCAAAATTAAATCATTGTGGCCTataactaaaaaataaaataaaataaaataaaataaattaagagtAACTCTTAAAATCAGTGTGCATTCATATAAACCTAAATTTGTGTAGTGGATAGCCTTGCTGTATTAATCATATTTCTCAAAGAGTGTTGAATTAGAGTATCTGCTTCACATTGTCCCCTATCTGGTCTTACATCCATGTTTCATAGGCATGTAGCAGTACTCTATCTCATATGCAacatatggatgtctaaccaGTTCCATCTGTGAAAAGCATGAAAGTGAAGCTACAAAATTTATAATCATTATGATAACATTTTACTAGCAATTGACTAgagaaagaaattgaatggaGACATGAACATATGATAATTTTTTAAGCAATCAATATTATCCACGTCAGACTGTTGCCACTCATAGAGAAAATACACAAAAGTGTaataagtgtaatattgtaaagcaGGTTATCACTTAGATATAATTATTTATGGTAGTTAGAACATTTTATTATCCATATTATCTAAAGATTTGGTGTTTTaatttttctcttcatttcttttcttttctacagcTATATCAGTTTCAAGTTAAACACCCACACTATATATAGCCCTGTTTGACATTGAGTTTCGAAGCCTGAAActgtttttctgaataaaagcacAATTTTAGATGCTGTTGAGAAAAACAGTTTGGAAAAAgctgttttgttattttagtattcttatgaataaaactgatcaaatttaatttttaattattttttaacactctctaactagtatatttaaaaaagtaattttctcaATAGCAGTTTCAACAGCAATGCCAAacaggccctatatatatatatatatatatatatatatatatatatatatatataattcaaaacAACTGATTTTCTACCCTAGTAAGAGTCAGATCAGATGAACAAGGAACCATCAACCGAGTTGGTCCCATTATAGTAAGCCGTAAGAGGTTTCATCTGCTAACTTAGCATAGATTATAATCATTATTACATATGTGATGAGCATTAATGCAGTTGATGAGCCATTTAGATGCAAAGATGAAGTGAAATATCGAGTACAACAAACATACCTGTTCTGTGATAGACTTAACGAGTTCCTTGGCTACTCTAGACTTGGTTGTTTCTGCTGTAGCCAATAAAGCAGTTTCTTTAGCTTTTTTCTGTAGTTTTTGAATCTCTATATCTTGAGCATTACACTTTTGCTTGAAAATTTTAATCTAAAGTTATCAAGAGAAAAATGGAAAGAAACAGAAACAAGTTATTTCTGATAGTCAGCTTCTCTGTTTAGATTCCTAAACCAGCAAACAAATCAAATGAAGGATCAAGGATGCAACCAAGAATTACAAATTTGTTACAATTATTACCTGGTTTTGCATTTTAGTCATGTCTTGCTTCAAAATGTCATTGGTCTTTTTCAGGCTATCAATGACACTTCTAGAAAATCCAGGAGTGCCAGTACGTGGAGGGCTTGGTCTCCTTGAGTATGGTGAAGCAGGTCTTGAGTTGGCACTAGGCTGAGTTAAGTTCAGAGCAGGCTGAGATACTGTTGAAGGAGGAGGCTTCCATGCACTGTGAAGAGCACTTAGTGAACTTGGAAATGCAACATCTTTTAGTTGTAAAAGTGATGGAACTTGGGAAGCTCTAACTATTGAAGGAACCTCAGATTTAGTTCCAGGCTTCACTGATTTGATCTCAAGGTATTTTATAGGTTCTGTAGTAGGagacagtaaaattcttgaagtcCTGGCCTCTCCCCTGTCCATTTTTTCTCTGATGTCCACTGAGCGACGTGGGGTGGTACTTTTCCTGTTCGTATTAGAATTACCAGCATCAGCAGTTTTAAGTTTTGCATAGCAAGCATCACAGACTCGATGTGGTTTGCCAGGAGTTGGAGCTAATGCTGCTTTCAATGCTTTTTTGGAGCTGCAAGCGTGACAATGAACTAGCCCACAATTATAACAGTTATGCCTCTTTCTAGTAAAACCAAATGCTTGCCGGCAACCAGAGCAAACTGATTGGTCTGCTCCAGAGACCCACTTGTGGATGCATATACTAGAAGTAAAATTTGAGCCACATGATATATTTTTAACATGCCTATCTCTCAGTGATTCAACTAATGTTGGGCTTCTCCTATCTTCTGTGTCCCCATGTCCCAGTTGTCCATTGGCACCTCTGCCCCAAGTGTACACTTCACTTCTTGATGTCAGGACAGCAACGTGGTATGCCCCACAAGAAACTTCTTCAACAAATTCACCTACCAAATTATCTTGCACTAAGCTGGGCATTTTTCCATCCGAGTTGGCGTTGCCTAGCTGACCATATGCAGTTCCACCCATTGCAAACAAATGACCTGAGGTTGTGAGGGCAACAGTCATTGTATGTCCACATGCTATCTGGTGGAAGTTGTAGTCAATGAGGGAAGAGACACAAGTAGGAAGCAGATAGGTTTCCTTATTTCCATGGCCTAAACGGTTTTTGTCACCATCACCCCAGGTGAACAACTTTCTGGATGAAACAGTCGTTCCAGACTGGCCCATAACCTCTACTATAGCAGCAGTATGCCAGACGCCACATGCAACCTTTATAGTCCTTAGTCCATTCAATGACTGAACTTCTTTTGGAAATGACACGCTTTCTCTATCTCCATGGCCCAAAACACCAAATGTTCCATCTCCAAATGTAAACAGTTTTCCATTTGTAGTTGCCAAAGCTGAATGCCATGTGCCACATGCAATAGATAAAACCTGAAGTCCTTCTAAAGGGCCAGAAACCCGTTTTGGTATCCAGTGGCTAACATCAGTACCTTGACCAAGAAGTCCAGCATTATGTGTACCATCACCCCAGGTAAATAAGTCACCGGATGAAGACACAGCACAGGTATGATACTCACCGCAAGCAACAAAGTCAACATTAGTAACTGCCAGAAACTCAACAAGTCGAGGACAACTGAAGTCCATTTCCATTCCATGACCAAGTCTCCCCCCAGATTCCTCTCCCCAGGTAAAAACCTCTCCTTGCTTTGTTACAAGAACAACATGATGCATACCACAAGCAATCTGATGAACATCAAGAACTACATTCGATTCTAAGGGCTTAGGAATCAAAACATCAATCTTTAGAGGAACTGAGCTTGTGGACCCATCAGGCGAAACTCCATCACTCCAAACTTCTCCCCATACATAAACATCACCCAACTGTTCTATGTCATCTGGACCTGATCCACCACTTGAACAGCTTGGAGTGCTTGAAACACTAATCCGGAAACCATCTCCACCACTTGTTCTTAGTTGCATATTTGCACGTTCTGACCCCACATCTGAGCTTGCTGAATTCCAAGAGGTATCACGAGAACCTAAATCAATAGACACTCTCCCAGCAATGCTTGAAGAAAACTCTAGAGTTGCACCAAAAGGACGGCCATTTTGAAAAAAATCCCCACCTTCAGTTAGCTGCAGTAACAAGACATGGATAACAAAATTAATCCTTTCAAGAAATAAACTTCTGCAAACAGATTATCAACAATGATAAGCAACAATTTATGTTTTGTCCAAATACACAGCGAGACATATGCTTCCTACAGATTTGGCAAGGGCATGATCAAATTGAGTTAATATATTCATGCAAGATCTTAAATTTTGAGCCAATCTTGCATGTTTGGATTGTGTAGCATCGAAAATAAATGAATTCAAGTTTAGAGGCATTAAATCCATCCTAAATAATTGTTGACCATATGACATTAAGAAATACCAGTTTTTGGAGCTTTCCAGCTATTTTATGTGtgttaaatattttattagaattttctCAAAAATATTGCATTTAACTCCATCATTTTGGTAGAATTTAACTGAATAAACATCAGGATTGAGTGAAAACTATGCATGTATATGCAACTGACTGAAAAAAGTAGAATGTCTCCACAACTGGGGGGAAGAAACAGAAATTTTGCCCCCACACAATCTTCTTCATAGTAACTAAATGTCTTCTAATTAGTAGCTATTTGGCTTATGGGATGGACCTGAATAACTATGAATAGACTTTGTAAAATGGATTGAGTTGAAGTGTGAACTCACATCAGAAATATCACTCCTTGTACGTCTACCATGATTCCTTCCTATCAACGCCTTAAGGGCCGCAAGCCACACCTCCGCCTCAACTTTATCCTTGCAGATCTATGagtaagaagaaagaagagtagtCAGATTTGAACTTACCATCCATTATTGTGATTGAATAAAAACAAATAACTTTGATATGAATGTTTACTGGCACTAACCAGATCAAGAGATCTTTCACCGTTGTTATATAGAAGTGAAAATGACAAGTAATCCTTTTCAGGGCGCAAGTATCTTCTAAACACAGCCTGTAAAAAGGTTTATGTAGATATATATGTATAAAGGAAAGAAAAACAATGTCTGTTAGTTGCCCCTTGGAAGCAAAAATTCTGGTGGTTGCACATAAAAATGAAGAAGGTTAAGTGAACTGAAATATATATCAACAGCCTGAAGAGAGAAGTGTTCAACTCACAGTTCTCTGTCCTGGAATGATCCGCGAGACAGAAGATAATTTCAGATTCTTTTCTTCTCCATGTGATAACCAGATCAATGTCGTTTCATCCTGTTAAAATCactaaaattgaaattatttatacACTTGAGGCTATTGACACATAAATTATAAACATTCATAGCACAAGAGGTCCACTCTAGATAAATGATCAATTCAAACTGCAACAAGCACATGGTAAAGAAATCATAGACTGGAGATTACCAATAAATAAGATTAGATTTTCACGTTATCAGATTTAAAACTACATATTCCAGTGTAATCCAATTGATGAGATtaaaaaaatccaaataaattctcatatgtgaaCTTACGAACTCTGTACATAATATCATCTTACGGTATTACCCAATTTATTAGGATGGCAGGCTAACCGGAGTATCAGGTCACAGGAGCTGGATTCTCATAGGATCAATCAAAATTGTTCTCACTTTTTACTAAGAACTgcatgaaattccaaataatttgttGAAGGGAAAATCCTATTTCCCAAATACAAATAGACCTATACGTTAAAAAAATTGCGAAAACATTGACAACAAAAAGTGGATGACTTATTGATTTCCATCCTTCTAAAAGACTTTGTTCTAGAGACAACATCCTATGCTGCTGCAGCAAAAACAAAGTTGCACAGCAAAAGGCTTAATCACAACAAGTGGATCCGTGGACATAAATTGAATATGTCAGCAAACAGCAGCAACTCACTGGAGAAAGTCTGAATGCACGAAACTTGGGTTTTCCTTTCCGGCTATATTTGATTAACTGAGTGCCTTTTTTCAAAGTAATAAGTGCCTTCAAAAGAAATGGAAATGAATCAACaactaaataatattataatagtaGCCAAAAGAAATGGAAACCACAAGAAATTCTTATGTTAGAAATTTCAGTCTTTGCAGACAGAAAAAATAAGTCTTACAGTTGATGATGATTATGTATGCATGATGCAGTAAatgaaaataaacaaaaattatattctaaaatTTAGGTACCTATACCAAAAAATGCCCTTTGGGTACCAAAAGGATAACAAGAAAACAATGGAAAAAAGGGGAAAAGAACTGACTTGTTCGATGTCCCGCTCAGAATTCCCATAACTAACAGGATCTGCCATTCCATCTGAAAAATTTGCAGAAGAAGAAGCTCAACCGACAACAACTGCATCAGGTGGTGCGGCAGCGACTTCCGTGCCCAAGTCTTCATAGATGCATATGTTTTTTTCTCCTTTGGCCTCTCATCAACCTTCGTTTTCTTCCTTTTATTCAATCTTCTCAAGATTGGCCCTCAACCAAGCAAGAAAATGGGGAAGAAAAAGAATCATATAAAACTCAAAACTCATAAATCATCGCAACCCATATGAAAGACCTCACAGAACAAGACCATTGTATGATTTCATAAGGGTTAATATTGAATTTTCAATTTTGTGTTTCTCGATTTGAGTGAATTGGATCATGCAAATTGATCCATGAAGAAAATACAGATCAAGAAGCGGACCAATGTTCGCGTGATGTGAATGAGTGTGAGAGAAAGAGAGGGCGAAATGAGAGGTAAGTGATGAGCGAGACACATGTTTAGGGAGGTTTGCAGCTCAAAAGGAATTGGGGTTCAGATATTGGCGCGTCTCTCCGTTTGCCTCCACGTTTCCTACCTAATTAAACTGCTTTTCAAATCCCACTGTCTGTTTATTTCACAGAGAAAGTTATAATTGAGTCTCTGAGCAGATATCATACAACACAATCACGACCTTATGTTAGCACTTAACattaaatgataaattaattatagaataataattacttataaaaaaataattattatttaaaaaaaatatttttaacacttagataaaattaaattttataaagctTGTTATAATTTAGTTGGTATTCTATAATTGACTTGTCATTTTATATAAGTAATTCTATATAAAGTCATTGttgtataatataatttttcttaaatttttttttaatattatacttcaatttttaaattttaaaaaattaattatttaatctttaaatcttatattatattatatttttaatatctaaattttaaaaaataattttttttaattttaatatattaaataatttaatcttataattttaatatttataataattttattcattataaagaattaaattattttatatattaaaattaaaggactaaagtataatatagtataaattttgagattaaataattaatttttaaaaatttaagattaaagtataatttatataatataaaatttaagactaaataattaattttttaaaatttaaaggatAAAATATAATGTATAACAACAAAACCTAATAATTAAACTGTAAATTTCCTACTTTatacaatatttattaaaaaaaattttaaatttataaaagtaATCAAATATATATAAGTTATCTTCCATTTAAAATTTGG
The Hevea brasiliensis isolate MT/VB/25A 57/8 chromosome 15, ASM3005281v1, whole genome shotgun sequence genome window above contains:
- the LOC110635431 gene encoding PH, RCC1 and FYVE domains-containing protein 1, with product MADPVSYGNSERDIEQALITLKKGTQLIKYSRKGKPKFRAFRLSPDETTLIWLSHGEEKNLKLSSVSRIIPGQRTAVFRRYLRPEKDYLSFSLLYNNGERSLDLICKDKVEAEVWLAALKALIGRNHGRRTRSDISDLTEGGDFFQNGRPFGATLEFSSSIAGRVSIDLGSRDTSWNSASSDVGSERANMQLRTSGGDGFRISVSSTPSCSSGGSGPDDIEQLGDVYVWGEVWSDGVSPDGSTSSVPLKIDVLIPKPLESNVVLDVHQIACGMHHVVLVTKQGEVFTWGEESGGRLGHGMEMDFSCPRLVEFLAVTNVDFVACGEYHTCAVSSSGDLFTWGDGTHNAGLLGQGTDVSHWIPKRVSGPLEGLQVLSIACGTWHSALATTNGKLFTFGDGTFGVLGHGDRESVSFPKEVQSLNGLRTIKVACGVWHTAAIVEVMGQSGTTVSSRKLFTWGDGDKNRLGHGNKETYLLPTCVSSLIDYNFHQIACGHTMTVALTTSGHLFAMGGTAYGQLGNANSDGKMPSLVQDNLVGEFVEEVSCGAYHVAVLTSRSEVYTWGRGANGQLGHGDTEDRRSPTLVESLRDRHVKNISCGSNFTSSICIHKWVSGADQSVCSGCRQAFGFTRKRHNCYNCGLVHCHACSSKKALKAALAPTPGKPHRVCDACYAKLKTADAGNSNTNRKSTTPRRSVDIREKMDRGEARTSRILLSPTTEPIKYLEIKSVKPGTKSEVPSIVRASQVPSLLQLKDVAFPSSLSALHSAWKPPPSTVSQPALNLTQPSANSRPASPYSRRPSPPRTGTPGFSRSVIDSLKKTNDILKQDMTKMQNQIKIFKQKCNAQDIEIQKLQKKAKETALLATAETTKSRVAKELVKSITEQLKEMTVQLPPDVQESETFKAMNSQIETFLSTYEAPESSSLAESLESGQKTASDTTCLIKDSSNLQDQRIEDQANTIRATDLSNDDRSVHRRSSSTMEAIPHQSSENDTRRLESSSTRREGGSIEQFEPGVYVTFIQRSDGVKIFKRVKFSKRRFQEQQAEEWWKENKDRLLRRYSPPIANAASAGSSSTPADSASSSAVTSSAPAESSTTAAEDTSEAGPSET